A stretch of Ipomoea triloba cultivar NCNSP0323 chromosome 13, ASM357664v1 DNA encodes these proteins:
- the LOC116002419 gene encoding regulator of nonsense transcripts 1 homolog codes for MDSQPNDLYDTASQPDTGNDAYTFVEFNTPGEEFDYPDFQELSQPIRPSAWPTPSDSLVSEAPDRPPSSDTSPSTKSRYGGAGGNGPGGKGSSNSNQSAAFDALAAGMSGLNFEETGDDEGFEFGKGDFAVEHACRYCGITNPACVVRCNVPSCRKWFCNSRGNTSGSHIVNHLVRAKHKEVCLHKDSPLGETILECYNCGCRNVFLLGFISAKTESVVVLLCREPCLNVNALKDMNWDLSQWCPLIDDRCFLQWLVKVPSEQEQLRARQISAQQINKVEELWKTNPDATLEDLEKPGVDDEPQPVALKYEDAYQYQNIFAPLIKLEADYDKMMKESQSKDNLTVRWDVGLNKKRIAYFVFPKEDNELRLVPGDELRLRYSGDAAHPAWQSVGHVIKLTAQEEVALELRASQGVPVDVNHGFSVDFVWKSTSFDRMQSAMKSFAVDETSVSGYIYHHLLGHEVEMQLVRNTLPRRFGAPGLPELNASQVFAVKSVLQKPISLIQGPPGTGKTVTSAAIVYHMAKQGQGQVLVCAPSNVAVDQLAEKISATGLKVVRLCAKSREAVSSPVEHLTLHYQVRHLDTSEKSELHKLQQLKDEQGELSSSDEKKYKALKRATEREITQSADVICCTCVGAGDPRLANFRFRQVLIDESTQATEPECLIPLVLGTKQVILVGDHCQLGPVIMCKKAARAGLAQSLFERLVLLGVKPIRLQVQYRMHPALSEFPSNNFYEGTLQNGVTINERQSSGIDFPWPVPNRPMFFYVQMGQEEISASGTSYLNRTEAANVEKIVTTFLKSGVVPGQIGVITPYEGQRAYIVNYMSRNGALRQQLYKEIEVASVDSFQGREKDYIILSCVRSNEHQGIGFLNDPRRLNVALTRARYGIVILGNPKVLSKQSLWNGLLTHFKEHECLVEGPLNNLKQSMVQFQKPRKFYNDHRLFLGGGPGIPGDTFGSASLSNPNSDRRNSRFRGYMATVPLNGTHKPGVHPAYPIPRAPLPPFHGGPPQPYAIPTRGAVHGPVGAVPQVPQPGSRGFGAGRGNASAPIGSHLAHQQASQQPIGSLGSNFNFPALENPNSQPSLGGPLSQPGYVSNMAIQGGNQTFRDGFSMGGMSQDFLGDDFKSQGSHVPYNNVTDFSTQASQSGYGVDYATQGAQGGFPGSFMNPNSQTGYSHFGSGNEFMSQEYMAHGSQDLFTQAGYNDLARDDASQNHFGMSNASTLHSQGILNPLYSQPFGHYNSQPMNLENSQPQQQQAPPGQGSGSQNQKLQYSS; via the exons ATGGACTCTCAGCCAAACGATCTGTACGACACTGCGTCCCAGCCAGATACGGGCAACGACGCCTACACCTTCGTCGAGTTCAACACGCCTGGCGAGGAATTCGATTACCCGGATTTTCAAGAACTTTCTCAGCCCATTCGACCTTCGGCGTGGCCCACGCCCTCAGATTCCTTGGTCTCCGAAGCACCTGATAGGCCCCCCTCATCCGACACCTCGCCCTCCACCAAATCCCGCTACGGTGGGGCCGGTGGAAATGGACCCGGCGGAAAAGGTAGCAGTAATAGTAATCAGTCTGCAGCTTTCGATGCCTTAGCCGCTGGGATGAGCGGGTTGAATTTCGAGGAGACTGGGGATGATGAGGGGTTTGAGTTCGGGAAAGGGGATTTTGCCGTGGAGCATGCTTGTCGGTACTGTGGCATAACAAACCCCGCCTGTGTTGTCAGGTGCAATGTGCCGTCATGTCGCAAGTGGTTCTGCAATTCTAGGGGGAATACTTCGGGCTCGCACATTGTTAATCACCTG GTTCGAGCGAAACACAAGGAGGTGTGCCTTCATAAAGATAGTCCTCTTGGTGAAACAATTCTTGAGTGCTATAATTGTGGATGTCGAAATGTCTTTCTTTTAGGGTTCATCTCTGCCAAGACTGAGAGTGTTGTTGTTCTGCTCTGCCGGGAACCTTGTTTAAATGTTAATGCATTGAAGGATATGAATTGGGACTTGAGCCAGTGGTGCCCCCTAATTGATGATAGATGTTTCTTGCAGTGgcttgttaag GTCCCATCTGAGCAGGAACAGTTGAGGGCACGCCAGATCAGTGCTCAGCAAATAAACAAGGTTGAAGAATTGTGGAAGACTAACCCTGACGCTACCCTGGAAGATCTTGAGAAGCCTGGTGTAGATGATGAACCTCAGCCTGTTGCCTTGAAGTATGAAGATGCATATCAG TATCAAAACATCTTTGCACCACTGATCAAGCTTGAAGCTGACTATGATAAG ATGATGAAAGAGTCCCAGAGTAAAGACAATTTGACTGTTCGCTGGGATGTCGGTCTAAACAAGAAGCGCATTgcatattttgtttttcctaaG GAAGATAACGAGTTGCGCCTTGTACCTGGTGATGAGTTGCGGTTACGTTATTCAGGAGATGCAGCTCATCCAGCTTGGCAGTCAGTAGGGCATGTG ATAAAACTAACTGCACAAGAGGAGGTTGCACTTGAACTTCGTGCTAGTCAG GGTGTTCCTGTTGATGTTAACCATGGGTTTAGTGTTGACTTTGTCTGGAAGAGTACCAGCTTTGACCGGATGCAAAGTGCAATGAAAAGTTTTGCCGTGGATGAGACAAGTGTGAGTGG GTACATTTATCACCACTTGTTAGGTCATGAAGTTGAGATGCAGCTGGTTCGTAATACACTGCCTCGCCGCTTTGGTGCTCCTGGTCTTCCTGAGCTCAATGCATCTCAA GTTTTTGCTGTAAAAAGTGTGCTTCAAAAGCCCATTAGTCTGATTCAAGGTCCCCCTGGCACTGGAAAGACTGTCACATCTGCTGCCATTGTGTATCATATGGCCAAACAGGGCCAGGGCCAG GTTTTGGTCTGTGCTCCCAGTAATGTGGCTGTGGACCAACTAGCTGAGAAAATAAGTGCTACAGGTCTTAAG GTTGTAAGGCTTTGTGCCAAGTCAAGGGAAGCTGTCAGTTCTCCTGTTGAGCATTTAACTCTTCATTATCAG GTTCGCCATCTTGATACGTCAGAGAAAAGTGAGCTTCACAAGTTACAGCAACTCAAAGATGAACAAG GAGAACTATCTAGCAGTGATGAAAAGAAATATAAAGCTTTGAAACGGGCAACAGAAAGAGAGATAACTCAGAGTGCTGATGTCATTTGTTGCACCTGTGTTGGTGCTGGAGATCCTAGACTGGCAAATTTCAGGTTCCGTCAG GTGCTCATTGATGAATCCACACAAGCAACTGAACCTGAATGCCTTATTCCCTTGGTTCTGGGAACAAAGCAG GTTATTCTTGTGGGTGACCACTGCCAGCTTGGTCCTGTTATTATGTGCAAGAAAGCTGCTCGAGCTGGGCTTGCTCAATCACTATTTGAGCGCCTTGTCTTACTTGGTGTCAAGCCAATCCGGCTGCAG GTACAATATCGAATGCATCCTGCCCTTTCTGAATTCCCGTCTAACAACTTTTACGAGGGCACTCTTCAGAATGGGGTAACCATCAATGAAAGGCAATCGTCAGGCATTGATTTTCCTTGGCCTGTGCCAAACCGTCCAATGTTCTTCTATGTTCAG ATGGGACAAGAGGAGATCAGTGCTAGTGGCACTTCCTATTTGAATAGAACTGAGGCTGCAaatgttgaaaaaattgttaCTACATTTTTGAAGAGTGGGGTGGTTCCTGGGCAG ATTGGAGTGATAACACCATACGAGGGTCAGCGAGCATACATTGTGAATTATATGTCAAGAAATGGTGCTTTGAGGCAACAACTTTATAAGGAAATTGAG GTTGCAAGTGTGGATTCATTCCAAGGAAGGGAAAAAGATTATATCATTCTTTCCTGTGTCAGGAGTAACGAACATCAG GGAATTGGATTTCTTAATGATCCCCGCAGGCTTAATGTTGCTCTTACTCGTGCTCGTTATGGTATTGTAATCTTGGGAAATCCTAAAGTTTTGAGCAAGCAGTCATTGTGGAATGGCTTGCTGACACACTTCAAg GAGCATGAATGCTTGGTGGAAGGGCCTCTCAATAACTTAAAGCAAAGCATGGTTCAATTTCAAAAGCCTAGAAAG TTCTACAATGACCATAGGCTTTTCCTTGGTGGTGGTCCTGGAATTCCTGGTGATACTTTTGGATCTGCTTCGTTATCAAATCCCAATTCTGACAGGAGAAATAGCCGCTTTAGAG GCTACATGGCAACTGTCCCACTGAATGGGACCCATAAACCTGGTGTTCATCCTGCTTATCCAATACCTAGGGCTCCACTCCCTCCTTTCCATGGAGGCCCACCGCAGCCATATGCTATACCTACACGTGGTGCTGTACATGGACCTGTTGGAGCAGTTCCTCAAGTTCCACAACCTGGTAGTCGGGGTTTTGGTGCAGGGCGTGGGAATGCAAGTGCTCCAATTGGTAGTCATCTTGCACACCAACAAGCCTCTCAGCAACCAATTGGAAGTCTTGgttctaattttaatttcccAGCGTTGGAGAATCCCAACAGCCAGCCATCTCTGGGAGGACCTTTATCACAACCTGGATATGTTTCTAAT ATGGCAATTCAGGGAGGAAATCAGACTTTCCGGGATGGATTCTCTATGGGTGGCATGTCACAG GACTTTTTGGGTGATGATTTCAAGAGCCAGGGATCACATGTACCTTATAATAATGTTACTGATTTTTCAACACAG GCTTCACAAAGTGGATATGGTGTTGATTATGCTACTCAGGGAGCACAAGGAGGATTCCCTGGGAGCTTCATGAACCCCAACTCCCAAACTGGCTACTCACACTTTGGTTCTGGAAATGAATTTATGTCTCAG gAATACATGGCTCATGGGTCCCAAGATCTTTTTACACAAGCAGGATACAATGATCTAGCAAGAGATGATGCTTCACAGAACCATTTTGGCATGTCCAATGCCAGTACACTTCATTCTCAG GGTATACTGAATCCTCTCTACTCCCAGCCATTTGGGCACTATAACTCGCAACCCATGAACCTGGAAAATTCCCAACCTCAACAGCAGCAAGCTCCTCCGGGCCAGGGCTCGGGCTCGCAAAATCAAAAGCTTCAGTATAGCAGTTGA